The following nucleotide sequence is from Scheffersomyces stipitis CBS 6054 chromosome 4, complete sequence.
ATTTTGAGTCCAAaaaattgatattctcTAACCTCACCGTAATTGATCAAATTGTGGAAGAAAGTCCCAGAAGCACCGCCATTTTCAATCTAAAAATACCAAGCAAGTCCAGTAATGGAttctttcaacaaagatTTCTTAGACAGATAATCGGCACTTTGTTCTACTTTTCAGAAAAGTCAAAAATTTCTAAGGGCATCGACTTGTTGCAGAAACTACTATTCTTTGCGGATGTAGCAAATGTGTCTATTCTAGTCTCTGCTATGGTACTTTTTTTAACATCTGTTCCCATGGTTTTAGTCCAAAAGAAAACTACTTATATGAAGTTGATTCTAGAAAGCCTTCCATTTGTGCTGATTTTAACTAATTTTGGCTTTTCGTTATTCAACACCGTTGTTTGGATCATCATTAGTTACTCTTTCCCATATTGGAAATCTGTTTCATTCGTtatcttctacttttttCAGTCGTTAGTAACGGTTGTGATTATATTCAAGTTATTCTTAAGAAACACCCAAGATGATAATCAGAAGTTGTTATCAGCATTACCTTCTGTCTTTGCTTCAGATAGTTCTTATCCTTCAGTCACTACTCAAAATGACAGCCCTGACGCCATGCACTCATTCGAGATCGAACCACAAAGTAAGCCGTATTCCAACAGAATCCGTATTCCATATACTGCAGCTGCTCCCACGAATACATCAGCGGCCAGAGATACTGATGATATTATTAGAAGGTGTGCAACAGCTCCTGCTAGAAGTGAATGCATAGATGTTGTAGAACCATTGAGAGCATCGTTCGACACTTTGGATATCCGCTCGCTTactagaagaagaacagcCTCTCGATTTACGGAAGAGTTAGattaatatatatacaatgATTATAATATACAGTGGATATGTACAAGATCGTAAAACTagaagtttcttgaatCTTCGTGGATAAAGTCCATCTGATCCAATAAGCTTGGCCTAAATGGCCAGTTGTCATACACATGGAATAAGAGTTCCCAGTCCGACTTCGTGAGCTCCCTGATACCTTTAACCATGATTTCGTCAGGTATATGAGGAGCAAGATCGTCTAAAGCTCCTGGGCCAATAAAAGGCAATTGGTCCTTGACCTTTTTAGAAGGACTGTAGAACAAGTTTTGCATAAAATGTTCGTGTTCTTCGATAGCAGTCGTTGCTACTATGTTTTCAGGCTCGATTTCTAGCAATGCAAAATCAGAGTTGGTTGGTAGAGTGCCTTTAGAAGGAATAAGGATAGGCTGGTCTTTGAATAATAAACGAGGATCGTAGCCACTGCCCTCGGCAACTACAGTGTCCTCTGTCTCTGTGATTGCAACCAACTTAGAGTTGGTGAAAAGGTCCCGCTTCACCGACGACTTGTTTCTCTTACCAAACGCTGGGCCAGACATGAATTTTTTAGCTGTGGCTGTTGGCACAAAACAGAGCATTCTTACACGGCCATATTTCTGGAGCCAGTTGTTATAGGCACAGCACATAATCCACTGGGCTATAAGCGATTCATACTTCGTCGGAGAGAGGTTTCCGATGATGAGCAACTCGTCGTGGATCTTGTCTCGTGATTGGAACAGAGGCAGtatcaacttgtctttGCTAATCAAATCTTCGTATGTGTCCCAATTGTAGCCATCTCTATTGTACAACACGAAATTTTCTCTATTCGCATTGGAATTCTCAAGAATCCGGATCTTTTCCTTCCAGAGGCCCACGTTAGCCTTGATATTCTCTATTATTACATGTTTTCGTGGTTTCAATTCATAGTTGatcattgttgaaaagaGTCCATAACCAGAAAATACATCCACAATATCTAGCTTGCCAGGCTGGGTATACTTCTTAGTGAGGTCAAGTTTATCTAGTATGGCTTGACAGGTTTCGCGTCGTGCCAAATGCTTGAAACTGTACTGAAACTTCGGAAGCGGCGCACTGAAGTGCTTGGCCAATGCCGGGTTGAACGACCGAAGCAGAGTCATCAGAATGGTGAAGACAAGTATAGTATGcaattggtgaagaattgcaaaattctgATGgctccatagttaagatCTGCCTTTAGTCATGTGACaagctgcgaaaaatgtcacttcttaactatggcgCCTGGTTTTGGCTTGAGGCAGTGCGAGTATCAGTTATCTATGAATGATTATCAATCCTGAGTTATCTTTCTAAACCAATATATAAACTATCTCCTTGATCCACTTTTCACAATGTCTGTCAATAATGTCGTGCTCAAGTCCAACTATGCAGACCTCCTTGGAAAACATCAAGAGGTGCCCTTTGAGCTAGCCTCTGATGGCTTCGAAGTACTCACATTTTCATCCCCCACTTCAAGACAGTCGTTATCTATAGTTCTGAATAGCAATAATAACAGTAGTAGTACAAGTAGAAACGATGTGCAAATACATATCACAGCAAATGACGGGTACGTGTACCTCACGACGAAGAGATTTGTGTTTATCACAGCATCTCTGGGAGATATCAATACCTTTCTGATAGATGTCAATTTGGCCCCAGTGATTCAATTATCTCACCAATTGAAGTCTCCTTGGTTCGGTGCCAACTACTGGgaattcatcttctttaGCCCTGCAAATTTGGAGATCGCTGCCAATGGCTTTCCCAAGAATCAATATTTCAAGGGCCAACTCAAGTTCAACGATGGTGGGCTCTTTGGCTTTATAGAGAAGTTCAATGTTGTGTTGAATGATGCCGTGAATAATTCACATATAGACGATCAGTTACCACTGTACAGTGAGATTTAGGAATCTTCGGGCAAGACTTCTAATTCTGTAAACTACAACTATTTTTTTAGAGTAGTTCAAATTATACACTTGGTCTACATCCATTCTTGTTCTGCGACAAATGGTTGTAATTCTATACCAGTAAATCTTGGTAGTAGTTCTACTGCATAGTTATGAAATTTAATATATTAATGTTACCGTGTATCGATTGTATTATACATGTCCGATCCCTATCTAAGGGTTTACGGGCGTAGACAACTCGGTTCCACCATTGGTGGAGATTCCAACTAGGGGACTGTCAATAGGCTCGTCGTTGTCTAGTTGCTCGAGTTTGGTTTCTACTGGTTGTTTTATGGCAGCTGGAACTACCAAAGgtttcaagttgaaggtCTCGTCAAATTCTCTAAAGTCAagaatcttttcaatttcttcagcGCTCAAATCACCTGACATCTCCTTGAACTTATCAATGGCCAATTGCTCGAGAGCTGTGGCATCTTGATACACAATAGAACCTTCCTCATTGTAGATTCTGGCGTTGCTAAACATCAAATGTATATCTTCTAACATCTCTCTGATTTGGCTATAAGTCTTGGAAAACACTCTCTTCTTTACAATGTCTAAAGCAATTGGATTTTTGATCAAGACATAATAGTCTGGATAGAGCTTTCTCGATGGCTTCACCATGAACAAGTCACTCAATCTTCTGTCATGAGagttcttgtagttgatAACTAAACCATAGATTGTCTCAAGAACATTCTGCAATTGTGCTCTTTCATCAGGAGTCAATGGATCCACTGATGGAGTTGAACGATTCAAGAGTGATATCTTACTACGGGCACCTCTGTTACGAGCTGCTGCCTTCTTGGAGCGACTGGCGGGTGCTGGCTTAGGGGTGGCGGACTTTTGACGTTTGGCAGAAGCTATAGCTTCATCAGTCAAAGCTCTTTTCACAGAAGTAACAGACTCAGTATCTGTCTGGATTACATCGGGAGTGCCTTCTTTGCTATCAGAAGGTTCAGGGCCCTTTGATCTGGGTCTTCCACGAGGTCTTcctctcttcaacttcgaaGGCTTGGCTTTTACCTCATCATCACtgtcttcagaaacaacaCCATCAATTTGTCTCAACCATTGCTCTTCAGTCAAATGATCATCATAGGTAGCCGTCTTTCGTTCTCTTGTACCTCTTCCATAATCTTCTAGAATCACTTCATCCTTCCTGATCAACTCTTCGGGATCCTTCTGGTAAATCTCAGGCAATTCCTGGTCAGAAAACAATCTCGTTGGGTATTTCGCTTCTTTGGTAGCTTGTGCTCTTTCTTCGTCCAATCTTCTGAACGTCACCAACTCAAGGTCATTTCTGGCGATAATCTGATTGAGCTCGTCatcgttcaagtcttcttcttcctcgtcaTTTCCATGCTGTCTACGTTCTTCCTCCTTTTCGATCAAGGCTCTCAACATAGCCTCTTGTTCTTCGGAAGTAGACTTGTTATCAAACTTACCAGCCTGGATGACCTTACCATCAATTTCTAACTTAGCATGAGCTCTTTCCAAAATCATTTCTTCGACAGAATCTTCGGTAATCAATCTCAAAATTC
It contains:
- a CDS encoding predicted protein (go_function rRNA (adenine-N6,N6-)-dimethyltransferase activity; rRNA methyltransferase activity~go_process rRNA modification), with product MTSLRSFNPALAKHFSAPLPKFQYSFKHLARRETCQAILDKLDLTKKYTQPGKLDIVDVFSGYGLFSTMINYELKPRKHVIIENIKANVGLWKEKIRILENSNANRENFVLYNRDGYNWDTYEDLISKDKLISPSFQSRDKIHDELLIIGNLSPTKYESLIAQWIMCCAYNNWLQKYGRVRMLCFVPTATAKKFMSGPAFGKRNKSSVKRDLFTNSKLVAITETEDTVVAEGSGYDPRLLFKDQPILIPSKGTLPTNSDFALLEIEPENIVATTAIEEHEHFMQNLFYSPSKKVKDQLPFIGPGALDDLAPHIPDEIMVKGIRELTKSDWELLFHVYDNWPFRPSLLDQMDFIHEDSRNF
- a CDS encoding predicted protein codes for the protein MVPDNQESPDGSIKKEEEFFEFVSKLRKELSSSCPPKLRSIMRFSLFGILLLSFNIMNLSYCSRFDFKYPLVEIITPLVNMKDLPTSSYSLYTKQNYTFDNDFLTEILKDVYLRHEQEYLHSMSNRTIIVQPSITWDIERIIIQLREGTYDFESKKLIFSNLTVIDQIVEESPRSTAIFNLKIPSKSSNGFFQQRFLRQIIGTLFYFSEKSKISKGIDLLQKLLFFADVANVSILVSAMVLFLTSVPMVLVQKKTTYMKLILESLPFVSILTNFGFSLFNTVVWIIISYSFPYWKSVSFVIFYFFQSLVTVVIIFKLFLRNTQDDNQKLLSALPSVFASDSSYPSVTTQNDSPDAMHSFEIEPQSKPYSNRIRIPYTAAAPTNTSAARDTDDIIRRCATAPARSECIDVVEPLRASFDTLDIRSLTRRRTASRFTEELD
- a CDS encoding predicted protein, with the protein product MSVNNVVLKSNYADLLGKHQEVPFELASDGFEVLTFSSPTSRQSLSIVSNSNNNSSSTSRNDVQIHITANDGYVYLTTKRFVFITASSGDINTFSIDVNLAPVIQLSHQLKSPWFGANYWEFIFFSPANLEIAANGFPKNQYFKGQLKFNDGGLFGFIEKFNVVLNDAVNNSHIDDQLPSYSEI